In Candidatus Komeilibacteria bacterium CG_4_10_14_0_2_um_filter_37_10, the genomic window ATTACTTGTTTGATTGGGTCTATCGTCAGACAAAGAAATGGTTTCAATAATTTTGTCTTGCTGCTGATTCATATATTTAAATTAATATTTATCGTAAATTTATAGTAAATCAAATCCGAAAAAAAATAGAGCTATTCAGAAAATAATTATATTGATACGAATGTAGCTCTACACAATATGTTGTGCATCCAAACAGAATTATAATACTAGATATTGATATTAGCAAACTGTGGACAAATTAATTCAAAACCCTAATTTCTGCCAAATCAGTCAAGCGCTGCAAAGCAAAAGCTTGTTTTAATTCACCGGCCACGCAACCATAGTGCATCGGCACTACAACTTTTGGTCTAATTTTAGCGATTGCTTGCGCGGCTTCTTTTTCATCCATGACATAAGTGCCGCTAACCGGCAAAAAGGCTAAGTCAATGGAGCCAAAATCAGACATTTCCTCAATGACATCTGTGTCACCAGCAAAATAAAGGCGAATATTATCTATTTCTATTAAATAACCCAAACCGCCCTCGGAACGGGGATGAAAAAATTGACCTGGTGCTCGATATTTATTGGTATTATAAGCGGGTACAGCCAAAACCTTAACGCCCCGATAGTCAATCCCCTCACCAGGCTTTAAAAAAACCTTTTCCTGCTGAAATCTTTGCAATAGTGGCTGGCACAAATGCGAGGCAATGATTAAACTGTCGCTTTTGATCACCTTTTCTAAATCCTCAGGACTGCAGTGGTCAGGGTGCTGATGAGAAATGAACACCATATCGGCTCTGGGCATATTGATCATCTCAACGCGAA contains:
- a CDS encoding Zn-dependent hydrolase; this translates as MFKYQGLTIEKFNHDTIFVRNQHNIYFDPFRVEMINMPRADMVFISHQHPDHCSPEDLEKVIKSDSLIIASHLCQPLLQRFQQEKVFLKPGEGIDYRGVKVLAVPAYNTNKYRAPGQFFHPRSEGGLGYLIEIDNIRLYFAGDTDVIEEMSDFGSIDLAFLPVSGTYVMDEKEAAQAIAKIRPKVVVPMHYGCVAGELKQAFALQRLTDLAEIRVLN